The following proteins come from a genomic window of Nostoc sp. TCL26-01:
- the fmt gene encoding methionyl-tRNA formyltransferase — protein sequence MKVVFFGTPEFAIPTLEKLLLYPDFEVLAVVTQPDKRRERGNKMTPSPVKTVAIAHNLPVWQPERIKKDTPTLTQLKKLDADVFVVVAYGQILSQKILQMPKLGCVNVHGSILPKYRGAAPIQWCLYNGETETGITSMLMDAGMDTGAMLLKATTPIGLLDNADDLAQRLSVIGGDLLIETLLKLQRGEIQPVPQDHQAATYASLIQKQDYGLDWSKSAIKLHNQIRGFYPNCYATFRNQPLKITATIPLDADREELPPELEKIYQKLPDLANISGSPGEVVSIVKGVGAIAQTGEGLLLLREVQLPGKRPQSGWDFVNGTRLGIGEVFGNGS from the coding sequence ATGAAAGTTGTATTTTTTGGCACACCCGAATTTGCTATTCCCACATTAGAAAAATTGCTACTTTACCCGGATTTTGAGGTTTTAGCAGTTGTCACTCAACCTGATAAACGCCGAGAACGTGGGAATAAAATGACACCTTCGCCAGTAAAAACAGTAGCGATCGCTCACAATTTACCAGTATGGCAACCAGAACGCATCAAAAAAGATACTCCTACCCTCACTCAACTGAAAAAATTAGACGCAGATGTGTTTGTTGTTGTTGCCTATGGACAGATTTTGTCACAGAAAATTTTGCAGATGCCAAAGTTGGGGTGTGTCAATGTTCATGGCTCAATTTTGCCCAAGTATCGGGGTGCTGCGCCTATTCAATGGTGTCTGTATAACGGGGAAACAGAAACGGGGATCACCTCAATGTTAATGGATGCAGGGATGGATACTGGGGCAATGTTATTAAAGGCGACTACACCTATTGGCTTGCTAGATAACGCCGATGATTTAGCCCAGAGGCTATCTGTGATTGGTGGAGATTTATTAATAGAAACTCTGCTGAAATTACAACGTGGAGAAATTCAACCAGTGCCTCAAGATCATCAAGCAGCAACCTATGCGTCTCTAATTCAAAAGCAAGATTACGGCTTAGACTGGTCAAAAAGCGCTATTAAACTACACAACCAGATCAGAGGATTTTACCCGAATTGCTACGCTACTTTTCGCAACCAACCCCTAAAGATTACAGCCACTATTCCCCTTGATGCTGACCGAGAGGAGCTACCGCCAGAATTAGAGAAAATATATCAAAAATTGCCTGATTTAGCAAACATATCGGGTAGTCCAGGGGAGGTAGTCAGCATAGTTAAGGGAGTGGGGGCGATCGCTCAAACCGGTGAGGGACTGTTACTCTTAAGAGAAGTACAATTACCAGGTAAACGTCCCCAGTCAGGCTGGGATTTTGTCAATGGTACACGCCTGGGCATAGGAGAAGTTTTTGGTAATGGCAGCTAG
- a CDS encoding DUF6464 family protein produces the protein MEPDSLPTEVILTHPRRSLGKVQLDWTPQPGNYLDFEGKTYAVLERRHRYQFKSGRYRLYNIALYVQSAQIPSEKSLVAGRWVVGDASCKYNANSEIIRCAVNPTGPCKACRFYENSQA, from the coding sequence ATGGAACCAGACTCTCTACCAACCGAGGTGATTCTGACGCATCCGCGTCGTTCCCTCGGTAAAGTCCAGCTTGATTGGACACCCCAACCAGGCAACTATCTCGATTTTGAGGGAAAAACCTACGCAGTCTTAGAACGCCGCCATCGCTATCAATTTAAATCCGGGCGTTACCGTTTGTACAATATAGCCCTTTACGTCCAGTCTGCCCAGATACCATCAGAAAAAAGTTTAGTAGCTGGGCGTTGGGTAGTTGGCGATGCCAGTTGTAAATATAATGCCAATTCGGAAATTATTCGCTGTGCCGTGAATCCCACTGGCCCCTGTAAGGCTTGCCGTTTTTACGAAAATTCACAAGCGTAG